From the Oceanivirga salmonicida genome, the window ATAAAGGAATTTTGCCTTTAATTTCATTTTTAAGTTTTATTTCTTTTTCTACATGAACTAACTTATAATCTTCTATTTTCAAATATTTAGCTAATTCTTTAATAGTATCATCTAGTGTACCTATTTTATCAACTAGTCCAATTTCTTTTGCTTCTAGTCCAGTCCATACTCTACCACCTGCAATAGGTTCTAATTTTTTATCTGTCATAATTCTTGCTCTCATAACAACTTTTTTAAATTCTTCATAAACTTGTATCATTTGATTTTGGAATAAAGTTTCAGATTTAGGACTAAGTTCTTGTGTTAAATCTCCAAATTCTGTAGTTTCCCCTTTTTGTATACCAGAATAATTTACTCCAATTTTATCAAGTAAATTTTTAAAGTTAGGGTAAAGAGCAACCACTCCTATAGAACCTGTTATAGTTGATTTATTTGCGAAAATCTTTTGTCCGCTACTTGCAATAAAATAACCACCTGAAGCACAAACATCTTTCATACTTATGAATATAGGAATATTTTTAAATTCTTGTTTTAACATTGAATGTATTAAACTAGATTCATATGCTGAACCACCAGGAGAATTAATTTCAATAACTAAACCTTTTAAATTATCTAATTCTTTAATTTTTTTGACTTTCTTATATACTTCATCGAAACATAAACCTGTTTTACTAATAGAACCTTCTAATGACATAACAGAAATTATATTCTTAGATTTCTTTTTCTTTTTCTTAGGTTTATAACTAGAAATATTCATTAATTTCTCATCTTCATTTATAAGCTTATATTTATGAATTTTACCATCTATTAAACCTTTATAATCATCTTTTAAAAATATGTTACCATCAACTATATCATTAGTAATATCAATATTTCTATATTGTTTTACTTTTTCA encodes:
- the sppA gene encoding signal peptide peptidase SppA — translated: MQIIYILLNSIVTTIFIVLILALIFLLIFLKIKQKDDGDGISQKKAKTILISSLDIIYDKKISLLDEKVSFLTLKKKLEAMVNDDKIEKIILDLDELELTQTQSEELEPIFNNLKKKKEVIAVASIFTRQNYLTALLASKIYLVKTKNSYLMIQAYSRKLPYYKNLLDKLGITVKAIHVGDFKSYGENYKLDEMSDNLKENLTRLYDKNLEYFIEKVKQYRNIDITNDIVDGNIFLKDDYKGLIDGKIHKYKLINEDEKLMNISSYKPKKKKKKSKNIISVMSLEGSISKTGLCFDEVYKKVKKIKELDNLKGLVIEINSPGGSAYESSLIHSMLKQEFKNIPIFISMKDVCASGGYFIASSGQKIFANKSTITGSIGVVALYPNFKNLLDKIGVNYSGIQKGETTEFGDLTQELSPKSETLFQNQMIQVYEEFKKVVMRARIMTDKKLEPIAGGRVWTGLEAKEIGLVDKIGTLDDTIKELAKYLKIEDYKLVHVEKEIKLKNEIKGKIPLLSLDKSLLNIPLMLYIN